A section of the Kribbella sp. HUAS MG21 genome encodes:
- a CDS encoding YdeI/OmpD-associated family protein: protein MNDDEALQCAGIDEWRAWLDAHGRSERSVWLVVHRDQEGLNLAAAVEHALCFGWIDSKTVRRDERTTYQCFTPRNPRSTWSKVNRERVERLTEAGLMMPPGEELVAHARRTGTWDLLADAQNLIVPPDLQAALAADPAADETFRSFPPSARRTILEWITLAKRPETRARRIQQTVEQAAAGNRAH, encoded by the coding sequence ATGAACGACGACGAGGCTCTGCAGTGTGCCGGCATCGACGAGTGGCGCGCGTGGCTGGACGCGCACGGGCGGAGCGAGCGGTCCGTGTGGCTCGTCGTCCACCGCGATCAGGAGGGCCTGAACCTCGCGGCGGCGGTCGAGCACGCGTTGTGCTTCGGGTGGATCGACAGCAAGACGGTCCGCCGCGACGAGCGGACGACGTACCAGTGCTTCACGCCGCGGAACCCGCGCAGTACGTGGAGCAAGGTGAACCGCGAACGCGTCGAGCGCCTGACGGAGGCCGGCCTGATGATGCCGCCCGGCGAGGAACTGGTGGCCCACGCCCGCCGCACCGGCACCTGGGACCTGCTGGCCGACGCCCAGAACCTGATCGTTCCACCCGACCTCCAGGCTGCCCTGGCAGCCGACCCCGCGGCGGACGAGACCTTCCGGTCGTTCCCGCCGTCCGCCCGCCGCACCATCCTCGAATGGATAACCCTCGCCAAACGCCCCGAAACCCGAGCCCGCCGCATCC
- a CDS encoding methylated-DNA--[protein]-cysteine S-methyltransferase: protein MTYAVVDSPLGPLTLVGTDAGELTGLYMDQQRYRPEQALFGDRDDSALPAVAEQLDEYFHHGRTSFDVPLRLAGTDFQRRIWTALQEIPYGETTTYGGLAGALGLKPQSARAVGLANGKNPVSIIVPCHRLLGSTGSLTGYAGGVERKRALLDHEGGLKLLTW from the coding sequence GTGACGTACGCCGTCGTCGACAGCCCGCTCGGTCCGCTCACGCTGGTCGGGACCGACGCGGGCGAGCTGACCGGGCTGTACATGGATCAGCAGCGGTACCGGCCCGAGCAGGCGCTGTTCGGCGACCGTGACGACTCGGCGCTGCCCGCGGTGGCGGAGCAGCTCGACGAGTACTTCCACCACGGGCGCACGAGTTTCGACGTACCGCTGCGGCTGGCCGGCACGGACTTCCAGCGGCGGATCTGGACGGCGTTGCAGGAGATCCCGTACGGCGAGACCACGACGTACGGCGGTCTCGCCGGGGCGCTCGGGCTGAAGCCGCAGTCGGCGCGCGCGGTCGGGCTCGCGAACGGGAAGAACCCGGTCAGCATCATCGTGCCGTGCCACCGGCTGCTGGGGTCGACCGGCAGCCTCACCGGGTACGCCGGGGGCGTCGAGCGGAAGCGGGCGCTGCTGGATCATGAAGGAGGATTGAAACTGCTCACTTGGTGA
- a CDS encoding GNAT family N-acetyltransferase gives MTELTTDRLLLRNWRDSDREPFAALNADPAVMEHFLAPQTREQSDALIDRQLPLIEERGWGLWAVEVRETGEFIGFTGLSVPSFEAHFMPAVEIGWRLAKGAWGNGYATEAARAALAHGFGPGGLEEIVSFTATTNLPSQRVMQRIGMLHDEPGDFDHVRLPQGHRLQRHVLYRISRAQWESTR, from the coding sequence ATGACCGAGCTCACCACCGACCGGCTGCTGCTGCGGAACTGGCGGGACTCCGACCGGGAGCCGTTCGCGGCGCTGAACGCGGATCCGGCGGTGATGGAACACTTCCTGGCCCCGCAGACCCGGGAGCAGAGCGACGCGCTGATCGACCGGCAGTTGCCGCTCATCGAGGAGCGCGGGTGGGGGCTGTGGGCGGTGGAGGTGCGCGAGACCGGGGAGTTCATCGGGTTCACCGGGCTGTCGGTGCCGAGTTTCGAGGCCCACTTCATGCCGGCGGTCGAGATCGGCTGGCGGCTGGCGAAAGGTGCCTGGGGCAACGGATATGCCACCGAGGCGGCGCGGGCCGCGCTGGCGCACGGGTTCGGCCCGGGCGGGCTGGAGGAGATCGTGTCGTTCACCGCGACCACGAATCTGCCGTCGCAGCGGGTGATGCAGCGGATCGGCATGCTGCACGACGAGCCGGGCGACTTCGACCACGTGCGGCTGCCGCAGGGGCATCGGCTGCAGCGGCATGTGCTCTACCGGATCAGCCGCGCGCAGTGGGAGTCCACCCGGTGA